In the Haloferula helveola genome, one interval contains:
- a CDS encoding redoxin domain-containing protein gives MALQTGDPAPDFTLVSKGPEGPELVTLSELTGKSNLVLLFFPMAFTGVCTQEFCDLTGGIAAYDALDAKVIGISGDNPFAQEAWAQKEGIGIQLLSDYEHTAAKAYGVAYEQFLPEANLIMGGVSKRSAFVIDKEGVVRHIDIQEHPKDLPDFDAVKSVLEGLS, from the coding sequence ATGGCACTCCAAACTGGCGACCCCGCACCCGACTTCACTCTTGTCAGCAAAGGACCGGAAGGTCCCGAACTCGTGACGCTCAGTGAACTGACCGGCAAGAGCAATCTGGTCCTCTTGTTCTTTCCCATGGCGTTCACTGGAGTTTGCACACAGGAGTTTTGCGACCTGACCGGTGGCATCGCTGCCTACGACGCGCTCGACGCCAAGGTCATCGGCATCTCCGGCGACAATCCGTTCGCCCAGGAAGCGTGGGCCCAGAAGGAAGGCATCGGCATCCAACTGCTCAGCGACTACGAGCACACCGCCGCCAAGGCGTATGGCGTCGCCTACGAGCAATTCCTGCCCGAGGCCAACCTGATCATGGGCGGTGTTTCCAAACGCTCGGCCTTTGTGATCGATAAGGAAGGCGTGGTCCGCCACATCGACATCCAGGAGCATCCGAAGGACCTGCCGGACTTCGATGCCGTGAAAAGCGTGCTCGAAGGGCTTTCCTGA
- a CDS encoding valine--pyruvate transaminase: protein MMIGISGFGVHYEHPNRLVNGSTPMDFEFSKLGLELGSGSGIGELMKDLGEALAAGGDIRMLGGGQPAHIPEVNAIWRRRMEEITEEPGALERMLANYDPPQGNPRFIEALSTLFRREFGWKVGSENFAVTPGGQTAFFFLFNLLGGEMPDGRRKKILLPLVPEYIGYANQGTCGDMFRAVPPKIEKTGEHEFKYRVDFDKLEVTEDIAAICVSRPTNPTGNVLTDGEIARLSDLAKAHGIPLIIDNAYGAPFPNVIFTEATPVWDEHIILTLSLSKIGLPGTRTGIVVAHPKVAGAVASMSSVVGLSNPNIGQVIARPLIESGEILKISNETVKPFYVEKSRMAREWVAESFGDSFEYYIHRSEGALFLWLWFPGLPISARELYERLKARGVLIVPGNYFFFGLEDESWRHRQECLRMTFTMDEDAVKGGIRIIGEEVRKAWAE, encoded by the coding sequence ATGATGATTGGTATTTCGGGGTTCGGCGTCCACTATGAGCATCCGAACCGGTTGGTCAACGGATCGACACCCATGGACTTCGAATTTTCCAAACTCGGCCTCGAGCTCGGCTCGGGAAGCGGAATCGGCGAGCTGATGAAGGACCTCGGCGAGGCGCTCGCCGCCGGAGGTGACATCCGCATGCTTGGCGGCGGTCAACCGGCGCACATTCCGGAAGTCAACGCGATCTGGCGACGGCGGATGGAGGAGATCACCGAGGAGCCCGGTGCCCTCGAACGGATGCTGGCGAATTACGACCCGCCCCAGGGCAATCCGCGCTTCATTGAGGCGCTCTCGACACTCTTCCGCCGGGAGTTCGGCTGGAAGGTGGGCTCGGAGAATTTCGCGGTGACGCCCGGAGGGCAGACCGCCTTCTTCTTCCTCTTCAACCTTCTCGGCGGCGAAATGCCCGACGGACGCCGCAAGAAGATCCTGCTGCCGCTGGTGCCGGAGTACATCGGCTACGCCAACCAGGGAACCTGCGGCGACATGTTCCGCGCGGTGCCGCCGAAGATCGAGAAAACCGGCGAGCACGAGTTCAAGTATCGCGTCGACTTCGACAAGCTCGAGGTGACCGAAGACATTGCCGCGATCTGCGTTTCGCGGCCGACGAATCCGACCGGCAACGTGCTGACCGACGGCGAGATCGCCCGTCTGTCGGATCTGGCGAAGGCACACGGCATCCCGCTGATCATCGACAACGCCTACGGCGCTCCATTCCCGAACGTCATCTTCACCGAAGCGACGCCGGTCTGGGACGAACACATCATCCTGACGCTGAGCCTGTCGAAGATCGGCCTGCCGGGAACGCGCACGGGAATCGTGGTGGCACACCCGAAGGTTGCCGGTGCGGTGGCATCGATGAGCTCGGTTGTCGGGCTGTCCAATCCGAACATCGGGCAGGTGATCGCGCGGCCTCTGATCGAGAGCGGTGAGATCCTGAAGATTTCGAACGAGACGGTGAAACCGTTCTACGTCGAGAAGTCGCGCATGGCCCGGGAGTGGGTCGCGGAATCGTTCGGTGACTCCTTCGAATACTACATTCATCGTAGTGAAGGTGCGCTTTTCCTCTGGCTGTGGTTCCCCGGCCTGCCGATCTCCGCGAGGGAGCTTTACGAACGGCTCAAGGCCCGGGGGGTCCTGATTGTTCCCGGGAACTATTTCTTCTTCGGTCTCGAGGACGAATCTTGGCGCCACCGCCAGGAGTGCCTGCGCATGACCTTCACGATGGACGAGGATGCCGTGAAGGGAGGCATCCGGATCATCGGCGAGGAAGTCAGGAAGGCGTGGGCGGAATGA